ATTCATCATCATTGCTAATCCAGTTCCAAAGATGGATAACATTGCTACAAAACCCAGTCCTTCAAGCGTACTTTGATTAAAGCTGAAATCTTGGAAAAATCCGGAAAATACCAATGCAATTAAAGAAGGTAATAATAAAACGAAAGAAAAGATAAAAGCTGACATCAGAATAGCCGGAACTTCCTGTAGTTTTGATTTTATTGTCGTTGTACTGATTGCATAAAGTAGAACTGCTAAAACCAGCAAAAGAATAGGGTAGATTTTGATTTCGCCACTTTCACCACTTCCCAAAGCCAAGATACAAGCCCCAATAAAACTGATTAAAACGCCAATCATTTGTCTTTTGGTGGTGGAGAACTTCCAAACCAAAGAACCTACTATAATCACGAATATTGGCATCATGGAATTAATGATTCCTGCAATGCTACTGCTAATCTCAGTCTCTGCTAATGGAAACAGAAACATCGGAATAAAACTACCAGTCACAGCAGCTAAGATCAACCATTTTGTGTGCTGTTTTGGAAATTGTTTGATTTTAGTAATGGCGTAAGGCATCAATACAATTCCGGATATCAGAACTCTCAATGCTCCGACTTCATAAGGATTGAAATGTTCTAAAGATTTTTTTATTAATATGAAGGATGATCCCCAAATCACCGATAATGCGATGAGAAGAATCCATTTTTGCTTTTCGGTATTCAAGGTTTTTGTTGTTTTAAGATGTTTAAATAATCGATTTTCGGAATCATTTTTGCGCCCAGACTTTCCAGATGTTCAGAGTGGATTTGGCAATCGATGAGTTCCCATTGATTTTGATATTTGGTTGTGAAATGGATAAAGCCGGCTTTGGAAGCATTAGAAACTTTGGAAAACATACTTTCGCCGCAGAGAACGTTACCAACTAAAATTCCATAAAAACCACCAACCAATTCGCCGTTTTGCCAGACTTCAAAACTTTTAGCTTTTCCATAATTGTGAAGTTTTACAAAAGATTCGATAAGTTCTTCATTAATCCAAGTTCCATCCTGACCTTTTCTTTCCAAAGTTTTGCAATTTCTCATCACTTCTTCGAAACATTGGTTTTCGGTAAACTCAAAAACCTTATCTCGCAGAATTTTTCTCATCGATTTTGAGATTTTAATTTCATTTGGGAATAAAATAAATCTTGGATCTGGACACCACCAAAGAATTTCTTCTCCCTCATTATACCAAGGAAATAATCCAATTTGATAGGCAAACCAAAGTCTTTCTGGTCTCAAATCGCCTCCGAAAGCCATCAACCCATCCTCCGAATCATAATGTTCAGGATTTGGAAAAGAAATATCGTTAGGATCAAGTTTAAGCATTGGATGATTTTGGGTTTATAAAAAATAATCCCTGCATTTTAAAATAAAGTGCAGGGAGATTTATGTGATATTATTCTATTGATATTAGAAAGGCAAGTCATCATCTTCATCCTCAGCAAAAACATTTTTGTTTTCTGTTGCAGGTGAATTTTGAGAAGGCGTAGCTTCAGTCGGTTCGTTAAAATCGCTGGAACCATCTTTTTCCATTCTCCAAGCTGTGATAGAGTTAAAATATTTTACATCACCTTGTGGGCTTGTCCATTCTCTACCTCTTATATTGATATGAACTTTTACTTTGTCACCTACTTTATATGTATTCAGTAAGTCAACTTTTTCTGATAAAAATTCAATATTAATAGGTTGTGGATACTGCTCTTCTGTCAAAAGAACCAATTCTTTCTTTTGAAATCCACTGTTAAAAGTTTGTAAATCAGAAATTTTCTTTATCGTTCCTGTTAATTCCATATCTCGAAAATGTTTTAAGTGTGTAAAGGTAATAAAAAGTATTGATGTTATTGAAAAAACGGGTGATCAAAAAACTTTAAAAAAATGTTGATTTTATTTTGGAGAGAATACAAAAGAGTTATATATTTGCACTCACCAAAACGAAAGAAAAGGAGTTCTTAAAAATAATGCGGATGTGGTGTAATTGGTAGCCACGCCAGACTTAGGATCTGGTGCTTCACGGCGTGGGGGTTCGAGTCCCTTCATCCGCACAAAGAAAGAATTTCTAAGCAATTAGGAATTTTTTTTATGCGAAAATAGCTCAGCTGGTAGAGCACAACCTTGCCAAGGTTGGGGTCGCGGGTTCGAGTCCCGTTTTTCGCTCCACCGTCGCCCTGGTGGTGGAACTGGTAGACACGCAGGACTTAAAATCCTGTGTCCGCAAGGACGTACGGGTTCAAGTCCCGTCTGGGGTACTTAAAAACTCTCTGAATCGATTGATTACAGAGAGTTTTTTATTTTTAGGGTAGTTAAAAAGCTGGCTTTTATGTAATTGATTTGTATTATATAAACAGTTGCCAATAATTCCATTGGAACCAAGCTTCCACTTCGGTTTTTAATTTAGCTGTTAGTTTTTTATAATTTTTTCCTTAATGGTCTCAATTTTTCCAGTCAAATCAAAGTTTGCTGTTTCTCCGACATTCTGTTCTTGAGCGGCTACCATCAAAAACAGTGTGCATCATCATTATCTCGCTTAGTTTGGGTTCTGAATAACTCTTTTCGATTGAAAATTGTGTAGTGTTTTAAAATTATTACAAAAGAAAATGCAACCAATTTAAATAAGACTTCTTTTTTCTGATTAAGAAAATATAAAATCTCTATAAAAATCAAACCTTACTTATCCACTGATATTCTATTTTAATTTTTTTGTATTAAATTGTTTTCTATATTTGTTTATTAATATTTATTTGATATTTTGGTAATATTTTAACTAATATTCAATTAATTTGCTAGTGAATATCTTTATTTTTTGATTCTGTGAAAGCGAATTGTTTCATATTATTTTCATTGATAGCATTTTTTTCTTCCTTAGACTTAAATGCGCAAAGCTTATCTAAAAAACAGATTGACAGTATGCTTGATAAGACCAATATTGGATGGGATTTGGAAAGAAATATAAAAAACCTGAAGCAGATATATGGATATGCAGAAAAAATAAATTATGAGAAAGGAAAATATCGGGCACTCATGCATATGAGTAACTGGTATATGTTGAAAAGACAATATAAAACGGCAATTCCAATATTTGAAAATGTAGAATCTTTGCCTATTGAAAACCCTGACAATTATATATACAAAATCCAGGCATTACAAGATAAAGCTTCCGCTTATATTGAATTAGGATTTTTTGATGATGCCCGTACAGCCATTAATAAATCTTTGAACGAAAGCAGGAATTTGAAAAATGACAACAAGTTTCTCATAATAGGACGCGCTTATCATCTGAAAGCTACACTTTGTATAGAACTGAAAAAACCGGAAGATTCTGTTTTGTTTTATACAAAAAAATCAATACTATATTTTCAAAAAATTCAAAAAACTGCTTTAAGAGAAGGAAAACTACAAAGCGCGTATATCAATATCAGTACAAGCTTTTTTGAAGCGAAGAAAATGGATTCGGCTTTATTCTATTCCTATAAAGTGAAATCTATGAAGAATTTGGGGCTGGAAGCCCAATCTTATTTGTTTCAGACTATTGCCCAGGTTCATATAGAAAAAAAACGTGTGGACAGCGCCCTTTTTTATTACAAAAAATCCGAGACCATATCCAAGATATTAGAAGATCCGGCTACGTTGAAAGTAGCTTATACTACCTTGTCCGGACTGTATGAAAAATTGGGAAACAAAGACAGTTCATTATTATACAGTAAAAAATATTCTCGGTTAGTAGATAGCATTGCTTTGCTTGATAAAAAAGGGGCAACAGCTGCATCTCAGGCTATAAAAAAGGAAGTCCGGGAAGAAAATACAGAAACAAAACAGAGACTATATATCATATTGCTATGCATCTTTGTCTTATTATGCGTCCTTATAATCTTTCTTTGGTTTTTCTTCAAAAATTATCATAAGGAGAAAAAAGAAAGAATGAAAAAAGATGAGATACTTTTAGAAAAAGATGATGAGCTTACTAAAACAAAATCTATAATAAATGATGCTTTTGAGGAAGTAACAAAGCTTGCAAAAAATAATGACCCTGCTTTTTTAGGCAGGTTTAAAGAAGTATATCCTGCTTTTTGTGATGAAATTCTGAAGATATGCCCGGATATGATCAATTCCGAGCTTGAGTTTTGCGCTTATCTTAAACTCAATTTTTCTACCAAAGATATTGCAACCTATACTTTTGTAACACCAAAAGCAGTACAAAATAGGAAAAACAGAATCCGAAAAAAACTGAATATTCCTTCGGATGAAGACATCTATTTTTGGATGAATAAAGTTGAGAAAAAATAAAAAGAACCGGTAGATTCCGGTTCTATAATTAGTTTTTGATGAATTTAAGACTTTGAGGATGATTATTAAATATTCCTTTTAAAATATAAGCTCCCTTTGGAAGATTGCTGAGATCAATATTATTTCTATTGTCATTAACCCTGTTTATTTTTTTTCCTGCTGCATCATATATTTCTATATTGGAGATGCTGTTGCTACCTTTAATATGAAGAATGTCTTTCACCGGATTGGGATATATTAGGACTTTCTCTTTATCTGCATTAGTAACAGCCATATTGACATCAGGCAATTGAAGGCGGAATCCTATGGGAACCCCGTTCTGTCTTCCCCATCCTACAATATACTTTCCATCAGGGGAGATTGCTCGCGGTAGACTAAAGGTGATACCTTGTGTATCGATTCCTAGACTCTGCGCATAAGCCGTAAGCTCTACACGCCCTGTTGTGGGAGTCCAGATAAAGCCTTCGCCACTATCAGGTGCAGGGTTTACAAAGATGTTACGAAAATATCCCACTGCTATGCTTCCATCTGCATTTATAGCAGTTGTTGCTCCTGAAAAGCCTGTTTCCAAGCTGACATCGGGATGGTCAATTTTTATTACACCGCTCGTCTCACTCCATATGATAGCGTATCCTAACATACTACTTCCTGTTGCCCATACACCATTATCAGAAATTGCTGCAACTTCGTTCAGGGGCAGAGTTCCATATTCTGTTTCTTCTGTAACTAGTTTCTGAACACCATTTTTCCACACAGCAAAAGATCTGTAACCTGTATCACTCATATCTTGCCATCCTCCGATTACAGTTCCATCTGCACTTAAGGCATTTGCTCTCGCACTTTTTCCTTCTTGCGTGCTACCCATATCGGAAACTCCTGTCTCCTGTGTCCATTTAACAGGATGTCCTACACCCTCATTATACCACCCAAGCCCTACTATGGTTTTGCCATCTGATGAAATATTAAATGCACTGCTGGTATGTTCTCCTGAACTGGCTCCTATGCCTCCAAGATAATTAGGGCTTTCTGTAGCAACATCATACAGTGTTATTTCATTAAGATTGGTTGAAGGATTCGTGATGCTGAGAGCGATTTTGCTACCGTCGGATGAAATAGAAGCATTACCTGCAAGCGAAACTCCGTTAGTGACTTGTCCTATATTTTTAAATCCGTTTTCCGAAGTCCACATAAAATAGCTATTCCCTATACTTCCGGTTACTGTTCCTGTATTGGAAACATCATCAGGATGAACTGCAATACCAAGATTCGTGACCTGTGCACTGACATGAAAGCATAATGCTGTAATTGACAAAGTTAAAATTTGTGTAAATTTTTTGTTCATAATTCGGTATTAATAATTGTTTAAAATTCTGTCTGCAAATTGCAAATTATTTCTCGTTTCCTAGATACCATAAAGATACCACAAGTTTTTAATCTGCTGTTTTAC
The genomic region above belongs to Epilithonimonas zeae and contains:
- a CDS encoding DMT family transporter; translated protein: MNTEKQKWILLIALSVIWGSSFILIKKSLEHFNPYEVGALRVLISGIVLMPYAITKIKQFPKQHTKWLILAAVTGSFIPMFLFPLAETEISSSIAGIINSMMPIFVIIVGSLVWKFSTTKRQMIGVLISFIGACILALGSGESGEIKIYPILLLVLAVLLYAISTTTIKSKLQEVPAILMSAFIFSFVLLLPSLIALVFSGFFQDFSFNQSTLEGLGFVAMLSIFGTGLAMMMNYKLLSISTPLFASTVTLLMPIVAIIWGILDGEKLTTQQSVGALVILTGLIFLRSKPKVVS
- the aat gene encoding leucyl/phenylalanyl-tRNA--protein transferase, which translates into the protein MLKLDPNDISFPNPEHYDSEDGLMAFGGDLRPERLWFAYQIGLFPWYNEGEEILWWCPDPRFILFPNEIKISKSMRKILRDKVFEFTENQCFEEVMRNCKTLERKGQDGTWINEELIESFVKLHNYGKAKSFEVWQNGELVGGFYGILVGNVLCGESMFSKVSNASKAGFIHFTTKYQNQWELIDCQIHSEHLESLGAKMIPKIDYLNILKQQKP
- a CDS encoding DUF3127 domain-containing protein; this encodes MELTGTIKKISDLQTFNSGFQKKELVLLTEEQYPQPINIEFLSEKVDLLNTYKVGDKVKVHINIRGREWTSPQGDVKYFNSITAWRMEKDGSSDFNEPTEATPSQNSPATENKNVFAEDEDDDLPF
- a CDS encoding tetratricopeptide repeat protein, with the translated sequence MLDKTNIGWDLERNIKNLKQIYGYAEKINYEKGKYRALMHMSNWYMLKRQYKTAIPIFENVESLPIENPDNYIYKIQALQDKASAYIELGFFDDARTAINKSLNESRNLKNDNKFLIIGRAYHLKATLCIELKKPEDSVLFYTKKSILYFQKIQKTALREGKLQSAYINISTSFFEAKKMDSALFYSYKVKSMKNLGLEAQSYLFQTIAQVHIEKKRVDSALFYYKKSETISKILEDPATLKVAYTTLSGLYEKLGNKDSSLLYSKKYSRLVDSIALLDKKGATAASQAIKKEVREENTETKQRLYIILLCIFVLLCVLIIFLWFFFKNYHKEKKERMKKDEILLEKDDELTKTKSIINDAFEEVTKLAKNNDPAFLGRFKEVYPAFCDEILKICPDMINSELEFCAYLKLNFSTKDIATYTFVTPKAVQNRKNRIRKKLNIPSDEDIYFWMNKVEKK
- a CDS encoding T9SS type A sorting domain-containing protein, translated to MNKKFTQILTLSITALCFHVSAQVTNLGIAVHPDDVSNTGTVTGSIGNSYFMWTSENGFKNIGQVTNGVSLAGNASISSDGSKIALSITNPSTNLNEITLYDVATESPNYLGGIGASSGEHTSSAFNISSDGKTIVGLGWYNEGVGHPVKWTQETGVSDMGSTQEGKSARANALSADGTVIGGWQDMSDTGYRSFAVWKNGVQKLVTEETEYGTLPLNEVAAISDNGVWATGSSMLGYAIIWSETSGVIKIDHPDVSLETGFSGATTAINADGSIAVGYFRNIFVNPAPDSGEGFIWTPTTGRVELTAYAQSLGIDTQGITFSLPRAISPDGKYIVGWGRQNGVPIGFRLQLPDVNMAVTNADKEKVLIYPNPVKDILHIKGSNSISNIEIYDAAGKKINRVNDNRNNIDLSNLPKGAYILKGIFNNHPQSLKFIKN